In the genome of Capra hircus breed San Clemente chromosome 5, ASM170441v1, whole genome shotgun sequence, one region contains:
- the ITGB7 gene encoding integrin beta-7 isoform X1, giving the protein MNYVMMIYPAHNRHPVDELPSSRSLCHHSLDPFSPLSAPSSPRSVTPTTPKSPPPRGVSLPPLQPPRSVHKGCCYCRRKGCSARKHAPTMVALSMVLVFLLALSRGESELDAKSSSSQEATEWRDPNLSRPGSCQPAPSCQKCILSHPSCAWCKQLNFTASGEAEARRCARREELLARGCLPGELEEPRGRQEMLQDDPLSQGTRGEGATQLAPQRVRVTLRPGEPQQLRVRFLRAEGYPVDLYYLMDLSYSMKDDLERVRQLGHALLVRLQEVTDSVRIGFGSFVDKTVLPFVSTVPSKLRHPCPSRLESCQSPFSFHHVLSLTGDAKAFEREVGRQNVSGNLDSPEGGFDAILQAALCQKQIGWRNVSRLLVFTSDDTFHTAGDGKLGGIFMPSDGHCHLDSNGLYSRSPEFDYPSVGQVAQALSAANIQPIFAVTSATLPVYRELSKLIPKSAVGELSEDSSNVVQLIMDAYNSLSSTVTLEHDSLLPPGVRISYESQCGDSEKRLGEAADWGQCNHVRINQTVNFWVTFQATRCFPEPHLLRFRARGFSEELTVELHTLCDCNCSDAQRQAPHCSDGQGHLQCGVCSCVPGRLGRLCECSEAELSSPDLESGCRAPNGTGPLCSGRGQCQCGRCTCSGQSSGRLCECDDASCERHEGILCGGFGRCQCGVCHCHANRTGRACECSGDTDNCVSPDGGLCSGHGHCNCNRCQCHDGYYGALCDQCSGCKTPCETHRDCAECKAFGTGPLAMNCSTACAHANTTLVLTPTLDDSWCKERTQDNQLFFFLAEDVAGGRVVLTVRPPEEGADHTQIIVLGCVGGIVAVGLGLVLAYRLSVEIYDRREFHRFEKERQHLNWKQDHNPLYQSAITTTVNPRFQEADSPLL; this is encoded by the exons ATGAATTACGTTATGATGATATATCCAGCGCACAATAGGCATCCAGTAGATGAGCTTCCTTCTTCCAGATCCCTGTGTCACCACTCCCTTGATCCGTTTTCACCCTTATCTGCCCCGTCGTCTCCTAGATCagtcacccccaccacccccaagtCTCCCCCACCCCGGGGTGTGTCACTTCCTCCTCTGCAGCCTCCCAGATCAGTACACaaaggctgctgctactgccgGAGGAAGGGCTGCTCCGCACGCAAGCACGCACCT ACCATGGTGGCTTTGTCAATGGTCCTTGTTTTCCTGCTGGCCCTGAGCAGAGGTGAAAGTGAGTTGGACGCCAAGAGCTCATCCTCACAGGAGGCCACAGAGTGGAGGGATCCCAATCTGTCCCGGCCAGGGTCCTGCCAGCCAGCTCCCTCCTGCCAAAAGTGCATCCTCTCACATCCGAGCTGTGCCTGGTGCAAGCAACTG AACTTCACAGCGTCCGGGGAGGCGGAGGCACGGCGCTGTGCTCGGCGAGAAGAGCTGCTGGCCCGGGGCTGCCTCCCGGGGGAGCTGGAGGAGCCCCGCGGCCGGCAGGAGATGCTGCAGGACGACCCGCTCAGCCAGGGCACCCGCGGCGAGGGGGCCACCCAGCTGGCGCCGCAGCGGGTCCGGGTCACGCTGCGGCCGG GAGAGCCCCAGCAGCTCCGGGTCCGCTTCCTTCGAGCGGAGGGATACCCCGTGGACCTGTACTACCTTATGGACCTCAGCTACTCCATGAAGGACGACCTGGAGCGCGTGCGACAGCTCGGGCACGCGCTGCTGGTGCGGTTGCAGGAGGTCACTGACTCCGTGCGCATCG GCTTTGGCTCCTTCGTGGACAAAACGGTGCTGCCCTTCGTGAGCACAGTGCCCTCCAAGCTTCGCCACCCCTGCCCCTCCCGGCTGGAGAGCTGCCAGTCACCCTTCAGTTTTCACCATGTGCTGTCCCTCACTGGGGATGCAAAGGCCTTCGAGCGGGAGGTGGGACGCCAGAACGTGTCCGGCAACCTGGACTCGCCCGAAGGTGGCTTTGATGCCATTCTGCAGGCTGCCCTCTGccag aagCAGATTGGCTGGAGAAATGTGTCCCGTCTGCTggtgttcacatcagatgacacATTCCACACAGCTGGGGATGGCAAGCTGGGTGGCATCTTCATGCCCAGCGACGGGCACTGCCACTTGGACAGCAATGGCCTCTACAGCCGCAGCCCAGAGTTT GACTACCCCTCCGTGGGTCAAGTAGCCCAGGCCCTCTCTGCGGCAAACATTCAGCCCATCTTTGCTGTCACCAGCGCCACACTGCCTGTCTACCGG GAGCTGAGCAAGCTGATTCCCAAGTCTGCAGTAGGGGAGCTGAGTGAGGACTCCAGCAATGTGGTGCAGCTCATCATGGATGCTTATAAT AGCCTGTCATCCACTGTGACCCTCGAACACGACTCTCTTCTCCCTCCGGGGGTCCGCATCTCTTATGAATCTCAGTGTGGGGATTCTGAGAAGAGACTGGGTGAAGCTGCCGACTGGGGCCAGTGCAATCACGTCCGAATCAACCAGACA GTGAATTTTTGGGTTACTTTCCAAGCTACCCGCTGCTTCCCAGAGCCTCATCTGCTGAGGTTCCGAGCCCGTGGCTTCTctgaggagctgactgtggagcTGCACACACTGTGTGACTGTAACTGCAGTGACGCCCAGCGCCAGGCTCCTCACTGCAGCGATGGCCAGGGGCACCTCCAGTGTGGGGTGTGCAG ctGTGTCCCCGGCCGCCTGGGTCGACTCTGTGAGTGTTCGGAGGCTGAGCTATCCTCCCCAGATCTGGAGTCTGGGTGCCGGGCCCCCAATGGCACAGGGCCCCTGTGCAGTGGGAGGGGACAGTGCCAGTGTGGACGCTGCACCTGCAGCGGGCAGAGCTCTGGACGTCTGTGCGAGTGTGATGATGCCAGCTGTGAGCGACACGAGGGCATCCTCTGTGGAG GCTTTGGCCGTTGCCAATGTGGAGTGTGCCACTGTCACGCCAACCGCACGGGCAGAGCATGTGAATGCAGCGGCGACACGGACAACTGTGTCAGTCCTGACGGAGGGCTCTGCAGTGGGCACGGACACTGCAATTGCAACCGCTGCCAGTGCCACGACGGCTACTATGGTGCCCTCTGTGATCAGTGCTCAGGCTGCAAGACACCATGCGAGACACACAG GGACTGCGCAGAGTGCAAAGCCTTTGGGACTGGTCCCCtggccatgaactgcagcacagcgtGTGCCCACGCCAACACGACTCTGGTATTGACCCCTACCCTGGATGACAGCTGGTGTAAAGAGAGGACCCAGGACAACCAGCTCTTCTTCTTTCTGGCAGAGGATGTAGCTGGAGGCAGAGTTGTGCTCACAGTGAGACCTCCAGAGG AGGGAGCAGACCACACCCAAATCATTGTGCTGGGCTGCGTGGGGGGCATCGTGGCGGTGGGACTGGGACTGGTCCTCGCTTACCGGCTCTCGGTGGAGATCTACGACCGCCGAGAATTCCATCGTTTTGAAAAGGAGCGGCAGCATCTCAACTGGAAGCAG
- the ITGB7 gene encoding integrin beta-7 isoform X2, translating to MVALSMVLVFLLALSRGESELDAKSSSSQEATEWRDPNLSRPGSCQPAPSCQKCILSHPSCAWCKQLNFTASGEAEARRCARREELLARGCLPGELEEPRGRQEMLQDDPLSQGTRGEGATQLAPQRVRVTLRPGEPQQLRVRFLRAEGYPVDLYYLMDLSYSMKDDLERVRQLGHALLVRLQEVTDSVRIGFGSFVDKTVLPFVSTVPSKLRHPCPSRLESCQSPFSFHHVLSLTGDAKAFEREVGRQNVSGNLDSPEGGFDAILQAALCQKQIGWRNVSRLLVFTSDDTFHTAGDGKLGGIFMPSDGHCHLDSNGLYSRSPEFDYPSVGQVAQALSAANIQPIFAVTSATLPVYRELSKLIPKSAVGELSEDSSNVVQLIMDAYNSLSSTVTLEHDSLLPPGVRISYESQCGDSEKRLGEAADWGQCNHVRINQTVNFWVTFQATRCFPEPHLLRFRARGFSEELTVELHTLCDCNCSDAQRQAPHCSDGQGHLQCGVCSCVPGRLGRLCECSEAELSSPDLESGCRAPNGTGPLCSGRGQCQCGRCTCSGQSSGRLCECDDASCERHEGILCGGFGRCQCGVCHCHANRTGRACECSGDTDNCVSPDGGLCSGHGHCNCNRCQCHDGYYGALCDQCSGCKTPCETHRDCAECKAFGTGPLAMNCSTACAHANTTLVLTPTLDDSWCKERTQDNQLFFFLAEDVAGGRVVLTVRPPEEGADHTQIIVLGCVGGIVAVGLGLVLAYRLSVEIYDRREFHRFEKERQHLNWKQDHNPLYQSAITTTVNPRFQEADSPLL from the exons ATGGTGGCTTTGTCAATGGTCCTTGTTTTCCTGCTGGCCCTGAGCAGAGGTGAAAGTGAGTTGGACGCCAAGAGCTCATCCTCACAGGAGGCCACAGAGTGGAGGGATCCCAATCTGTCCCGGCCAGGGTCCTGCCAGCCAGCTCCCTCCTGCCAAAAGTGCATCCTCTCACATCCGAGCTGTGCCTGGTGCAAGCAACTG AACTTCACAGCGTCCGGGGAGGCGGAGGCACGGCGCTGTGCTCGGCGAGAAGAGCTGCTGGCCCGGGGCTGCCTCCCGGGGGAGCTGGAGGAGCCCCGCGGCCGGCAGGAGATGCTGCAGGACGACCCGCTCAGCCAGGGCACCCGCGGCGAGGGGGCCACCCAGCTGGCGCCGCAGCGGGTCCGGGTCACGCTGCGGCCGG GAGAGCCCCAGCAGCTCCGGGTCCGCTTCCTTCGAGCGGAGGGATACCCCGTGGACCTGTACTACCTTATGGACCTCAGCTACTCCATGAAGGACGACCTGGAGCGCGTGCGACAGCTCGGGCACGCGCTGCTGGTGCGGTTGCAGGAGGTCACTGACTCCGTGCGCATCG GCTTTGGCTCCTTCGTGGACAAAACGGTGCTGCCCTTCGTGAGCACAGTGCCCTCCAAGCTTCGCCACCCCTGCCCCTCCCGGCTGGAGAGCTGCCAGTCACCCTTCAGTTTTCACCATGTGCTGTCCCTCACTGGGGATGCAAAGGCCTTCGAGCGGGAGGTGGGACGCCAGAACGTGTCCGGCAACCTGGACTCGCCCGAAGGTGGCTTTGATGCCATTCTGCAGGCTGCCCTCTGccag aagCAGATTGGCTGGAGAAATGTGTCCCGTCTGCTggtgttcacatcagatgacacATTCCACACAGCTGGGGATGGCAAGCTGGGTGGCATCTTCATGCCCAGCGACGGGCACTGCCACTTGGACAGCAATGGCCTCTACAGCCGCAGCCCAGAGTTT GACTACCCCTCCGTGGGTCAAGTAGCCCAGGCCCTCTCTGCGGCAAACATTCAGCCCATCTTTGCTGTCACCAGCGCCACACTGCCTGTCTACCGG GAGCTGAGCAAGCTGATTCCCAAGTCTGCAGTAGGGGAGCTGAGTGAGGACTCCAGCAATGTGGTGCAGCTCATCATGGATGCTTATAAT AGCCTGTCATCCACTGTGACCCTCGAACACGACTCTCTTCTCCCTCCGGGGGTCCGCATCTCTTATGAATCTCAGTGTGGGGATTCTGAGAAGAGACTGGGTGAAGCTGCCGACTGGGGCCAGTGCAATCACGTCCGAATCAACCAGACA GTGAATTTTTGGGTTACTTTCCAAGCTACCCGCTGCTTCCCAGAGCCTCATCTGCTGAGGTTCCGAGCCCGTGGCTTCTctgaggagctgactgtggagcTGCACACACTGTGTGACTGTAACTGCAGTGACGCCCAGCGCCAGGCTCCTCACTGCAGCGATGGCCAGGGGCACCTCCAGTGTGGGGTGTGCAG ctGTGTCCCCGGCCGCCTGGGTCGACTCTGTGAGTGTTCGGAGGCTGAGCTATCCTCCCCAGATCTGGAGTCTGGGTGCCGGGCCCCCAATGGCACAGGGCCCCTGTGCAGTGGGAGGGGACAGTGCCAGTGTGGACGCTGCACCTGCAGCGGGCAGAGCTCTGGACGTCTGTGCGAGTGTGATGATGCCAGCTGTGAGCGACACGAGGGCATCCTCTGTGGAG GCTTTGGCCGTTGCCAATGTGGAGTGTGCCACTGTCACGCCAACCGCACGGGCAGAGCATGTGAATGCAGCGGCGACACGGACAACTGTGTCAGTCCTGACGGAGGGCTCTGCAGTGGGCACGGACACTGCAATTGCAACCGCTGCCAGTGCCACGACGGCTACTATGGTGCCCTCTGTGATCAGTGCTCAGGCTGCAAGACACCATGCGAGACACACAG GGACTGCGCAGAGTGCAAAGCCTTTGGGACTGGTCCCCtggccatgaactgcagcacagcgtGTGCCCACGCCAACACGACTCTGGTATTGACCCCTACCCTGGATGACAGCTGGTGTAAAGAGAGGACCCAGGACAACCAGCTCTTCTTCTTTCTGGCAGAGGATGTAGCTGGAGGCAGAGTTGTGCTCACAGTGAGACCTCCAGAGG AGGGAGCAGACCACACCCAAATCATTGTGCTGGGCTGCGTGGGGGGCATCGTGGCGGTGGGACTGGGACTGGTCCTCGCTTACCGGCTCTCGGTGGAGATCTACGACCGCCGAGAATTCCATCGTTTTGAAAAGGAGCGGCAGCATCTCAACTGGAAGCAG